From the Cryptomeria japonica chromosome 2, Sugi_1.0, whole genome shotgun sequence genome, one window contains:
- the LOC131064262 gene encoding probable clathrin assembly protein At4g32285 — protein sequence MVWLQRKLRQTLGSVKDQTKIGLAKVSLKNNRIRDIEIGIVKATSHNPEVHPEEDDKSATQFLQILFNAPDALNMAAEALSKRFNRTRQWVVALKCVRLLHRLVRVGDGRFEEEIRHARASGLLVFSFFDFKDDAFFEFVRAYCVFVDEALDFGAPENEILNGVEEEEKVLVSLMDRTPKFQRLLDCAIACLPAEPAQGNRLVVVALEPVVRESFRLYAQIRACIATLVNKFFDSERSLCISAFEIYKKAAFQSHQLAAFYESCMKLGACRISEYPTVERISDEELDSWEELLSTEALCIEPEREFCGYNDSLCSPSPVYSLPLNEAQRNDCNKELILFDAPILGLETKITNDWEKFDSPKVRQEETVNSGSWELALDISAASASSSCSSGDPFAASVGIAPPSYVEMEDIKRKYAAMLEEQRFRQTYHNSGKNGRFQLQYYNPFCVPGIQNVPFGMLGTHGMLQVYNSGGIA from the coding sequence ATGGTGTGGCTGCAAAGAAAACTTCGACAGACACTGGGGAGCGTAAAAGACCAGACCAAGATCGGTCTGGCCAAAGTGAGCCTGAAAAACAACCGGATTCGGGACATAGAAATCGGGATTGTGAAGGCCACAAGTCACAATCCTGAAGTCCATCCTGAAGAAGACGATAAATCTGCGACCCAGTTTCTGCAGATTCTTTTCAATGCACCAGATGCTTTAAACATGGCGGCCGAGGCTCTGAGCAAAAGATTCAATAGAACGAGGCAGTGGGTTGTGGCGCTCAAGTGCGTGCGACTCCTCCATCGTCTGGTGCGTGTTGGGGACGGCCGATTTGAGGAAGAAATCCGCCATGCAAGAGCCTCTGGTTTGCTCGTTTTCAGCTTCTTTGATTTCAAAGATGACGCCTTTTTTGAATTCGTGCGTGCTTATTGTGTTTTTGTGGATGAGGCCCTCGATTTCGGGGCCCCCGAGAATGAGATCTTGAATGGTGTGGAAGAGGAGGAGAAAGTTCTGGTGAGTTTGATGGACAGAACCCCCAAATTTCAGAGACTTTTGGACTGTGCAATTGCTTGTCTTCCAGCAGAACCAGCACAGGGGAATCGTTTGGTGGTGGTGGCGCTTGAACCGGTGGTGCGGGAAAGTTTCAGACTTTATGCCCAAATTCGGGCCTGCATTGCAACTCTGGTTAACAAATTCTTCGATTCTGAGCGTTCACTCTGCATTTCGGCTTTTGAAATCTATAAAAAAGCGGCTTTTCAGAGCCACCAGCTCGCCGCCTTTTATGAATCTTGCATGAAATTGGGGGCATGTCGGATTTCAGAGTATCCCACTGTGGAAAGAATCTCTGATGAGGAGCTGGATTCGTGGGAAGAATTGCTGAGCACAGAGGCGCTCTGCATTGAACCAGAAAGGGAATTTTGCGGCTATAATGATTCCTTATGCTCTCCCAGTCCGGTATACAGTCTGCCGTTAAATGAAGCTCAGAGAAACGATTGTAATAAAGAATTGATATTGTTTGATGCGCCCATTTTGGGTCTGGAAACGAAGATAACCAACGATTGGGAGAAGTTCGATTCTCCTAAGGTAAGGCAGGAGGAGACTGTAAATTCTGGTTCTTGGGAGCTCGCTCTGGATATTTCTGCTGCTTCGGCTTCTTCTTCTTGCTCTTCTGGAGACCCATTTGCAGCTTCTGTAGGCATTGCTCCGCCGTCATATGTAGAAATGGAGGACATTAAAAGGAAGTATGCAGCCATGCTTGAGGAGCAGAGATTCAGGCAGACTTATCACAACTCGGGAAAAAATGGACGCTTCCAATTGCAATATTACAATCCTTTTTGCGTGCCTGGAATCCAAAACGTCCCCTTTGGAATGCTGGGCACCCATGGCATGTTGCAGGTTTATAACTCGGGAGGTATTGCTTGA